The proteins below come from a single Chitinophaga pinensis DSM 2588 genomic window:
- a CDS encoding chaperone modulator CbpM yields the protein MQAALIAIQQYCSVHEIESNFIDSLADEGLIAITIVEGNSFISEEQLQDLELYTRWYSEMGVNTAGIDVIRHLLERVRHMQLEIISLRQRLQLYDGQ from the coding sequence ATGCAAGCAGCATTGATAGCCATCCAGCAATATTGCAGCGTTCATGAGATTGAATCCAATTTCATTGACTCACTGGCTGATGAAGGACTGATCGCCATTACCATCGTTGAAGGCAACAGTTTTATTTCAGAGGAACAATTACAGGACCTGGAGCTATATACGCGCTGGTATAGCGAAATGGGTGTCAATACCGCCGGTATTGATGTGATCAGACATCTGCTGGAGAGGGTCCGGCACATGCAACTGGAGATAATCAGTTTACGTCAACGCCTGCAATTGTACGACGGACAATAA
- a CDS encoding PQQ-dependent sugar dehydrogenase, whose amino-acid sequence MRIIFLLLFGATAFAQKKSPELPPPHATKSYMKYSNVKGWENNEKPVAPEGFMVNMYAEGLQNPRWLYELPNGDLLVAESNSHYKFFKKIGAAIVGATRSNSMKKSADRITLLRDADHDGIPETKTVFLEGLNQPFGMLLVGDQFYVANTDGLLRFPYMKDATSITTTGEKIAAFPAGKVNQHWTRNIIANKDKTKFYVAVGCGTDHGEKGMDKEALRANILEMNPDGSGMRVYASGLRNPVGMDWAPGTNTLWVAVNERDKLGNDLVPDYITGVKEGAFYGWPYSYFGQHPDPRVPEAPAGLIESAIVPDFPLNAHTASLGLAFYTGNAFPEKYKNGAFVTQHGSWNRKPVSGYKVLFVPFKNGKPTGPQEDFLTGFVKDSVKGVVRGRPVGITVSQTGAMFITDDRTNRIWRISYAAPKL is encoded by the coding sequence ATGCGAATAATTTTCCTGCTGCTCTTCGGGGCCACTGCCTTTGCGCAGAAAAAAAGCCCCGAATTGCCCCCTCCGCACGCGACAAAATCCTACATGAAGTATAGTAACGTAAAAGGGTGGGAGAACAATGAAAAGCCGGTAGCGCCGGAAGGGTTTATGGTCAACATGTATGCAGAGGGATTGCAGAATCCCAGATGGCTATACGAACTGCCGAATGGAGATCTGCTGGTGGCAGAGTCCAATTCTCATTATAAGTTCTTTAAGAAGATAGGGGCTGCGATTGTGGGTGCTACGCGATCGAATAGTATGAAGAAAAGTGCCGACAGGATCACCTTACTGAGAGATGCGGATCATGACGGTATCCCCGAGACGAAGACCGTTTTCCTGGAAGGACTGAATCAGCCATTTGGAATGTTGCTGGTAGGCGACCAGTTTTATGTGGCGAATACGGATGGATTGCTGCGGTTTCCATATATGAAAGATGCCACGAGTATTACGACGACAGGAGAGAAGATTGCCGCTTTTCCTGCGGGAAAGGTCAATCAGCACTGGACGCGGAATATCATTGCCAATAAAGACAAGACGAAATTTTATGTAGCTGTGGGCTGTGGTACGGATCATGGTGAAAAGGGAATGGATAAGGAGGCTTTACGCGCAAATATCCTTGAAATGAATCCGGATGGTAGTGGTATGCGGGTGTATGCATCCGGATTGAGGAATCCCGTAGGCATGGATTGGGCGCCCGGTACCAATACGCTCTGGGTCGCTGTGAATGAAAGAGATAAGCTGGGTAATGACCTGGTGCCCGACTACATTACGGGTGTGAAGGAAGGTGCTTTCTATGGATGGCCGTATAGTTATTTCGGACAACATCCGGATCCCCGTGTACCCGAGGCACCTGCCGGGCTGATTGAAAGTGCGATCGTGCCTGATTTCCCATTAAATGCACATACGGCCTCCCTGGGATTGGCATTTTATACCGGCAATGCTTTCCCGGAAAAGTATAAAAATGGGGCGTTTGTTACACAACATGGTTCCTGGAACCGTAAACCGGTGTCGGGCTATAAAGTGCTGTTTGTACCGTTTAAAAATGGCAAACCTACAGGACCACAGGAAGACTTCCTGACCGGCTTTGTAAAAGACAGCGTAAAGGGTGTGGTGCGGGGCAGACCGGTAGGTATTACCGTCTCCCAGACCGGAGCGATGTTTATTACAGACGACCGTACCAACAGGATCTGGCGTATCAGCTATGCCGCTCCTAAACTCTGA
- a CDS encoding GDSL-type esterase/lipase family protein — MKKLIYLLALSLTVCTILHAQKYQEDVNTILKYDKMYAPPANPILFIGSSSIRKWDDLERTFASYVAMNRGVGGAVTNDIIYYANDIIFPYHPREIVIYVGENDLVEKGITADSIFNRFKNLYSTIRTKLPEVPIVYISIKPSPSREQFLPIAKAANALIKDYISGQSHISYVNVFSLMLDKEGKPREELFVGDMLHMNAQGYAIWRKAVEPYLKKK, encoded by the coding sequence ATGAAGAAATTAATCTACCTTTTAGCACTGTCACTGACTGTTTGTACCATATTACATGCGCAGAAATACCAGGAGGATGTCAATACCATTCTGAAGTATGATAAAATGTATGCTCCTCCTGCCAATCCTATTCTTTTTATCGGTAGTTCTTCCATCCGTAAATGGGATGACCTGGAAAGGACATTTGCCAGCTATGTCGCTATGAACAGGGGCGTAGGTGGTGCTGTCACCAATGATATTATATATTATGCCAATGATATTATATTTCCCTATCATCCACGTGAGATCGTAATATATGTAGGAGAGAATGACCTCGTCGAAAAAGGCATTACTGCAGATAGTATCTTCAACAGATTTAAAAATCTCTACAGTACTATCAGAACGAAACTGCCTGAAGTGCCTATCGTTTACATTTCTATCAAACCAAGTCCCAGCAGAGAACAGTTCCTGCCTATTGCAAAGGCTGCAAATGCGTTGATAAAAGACTACATTTCCGGTCAATCTCATATCAGTTATGTGAACGTTTTTTCTTTGATGCTGGATAAGGAAGGGAAGCCACGGGAAGAGCTGTTTGTGGGAGATATGTTGCATATGAATGCACAGGGGTATGCGATATGGAGGAAGGCGGTGGAGCCGTATCTGAAGAAGAAATAA
- a CDS encoding alpha-ketoglutarate-dependent dioxygenase AlkB gives MNGITFISDFVAAPEALFISLKDNVLWDERMTARKTASFGVAYNYSQISYPFQAFTPELQEIVTAITATLGFTPNNCLINYYPDGKSKMGYHADQTDILEAGTGIAIVSVGETRTLRFKNIQDPTELVDFPLNAGSLIYMTQAVQDEWLHAIPAADTGQGRMSLTFRSIK, from the coding sequence ATGAACGGAATTACTTTTATATCAGACTTTGTAGCTGCCCCTGAAGCCTTATTTATTTCACTGAAAGATAATGTTTTATGGGATGAAAGGATGACTGCCCGCAAAACCGCAAGTTTCGGGGTCGCCTATAATTATTCGCAGATAAGCTATCCTTTTCAAGCCTTTACGCCCGAATTGCAGGAGATCGTCACTGCCATCACTGCCACCCTCGGATTTACCCCTAATAATTGCCTGATCAACTACTATCCGGATGGAAAGTCCAAAATGGGCTATCATGCCGATCAGACAGACATACTTGAAGCCGGAACAGGTATCGCGATTGTTTCTGTCGGCGAAACGAGAACCCTGCGTTTTAAAAATATACAAGACCCTACAGAACTGGTTGATTTTCCACTCAATGCAGGTTCGCTGATCTATATGACACAGGCCGTACAGGATGAATGGTTACACGCCATTCCCGCTGCAGATACTGGTCAGGGAAGAATGAGCCTGACTTTCAGATCTATTAAATAA